The nucleotide sequence GCCGGATCTTCTTGCAAAAGAATATCCAGTTCATCCTGAAACTCGCGTAAACGTTTCATGACTTGTGGAATCTTATTTTTAGAAACAACAATCGTTTTGCTACTGGCATCCCACAACATATAGGGCGCATAGGTAATGGCTTCTTTGGCATCGGTTAAGGCCTGACGATGATAACTAATGTATTCACTCGCTGTTGTATCGGGCGGCGATTCTAAGGCTTTATGCGTATGCCTTAAACGCCCATCTTGATCACGTGTGACAAGCCCCAAACGCTCTAACAACGCCAAAGCTTCGGCCACCTGAGCAGACTTTACATTTTTATAAAGATTTTCGGCAATCCAGACTGGATCATCTTTAAAGTGAGGTAAAATGGACATTTCACGGATGATCACGTAGAGGGAGTTTTTAACATATTCCAACTGATCGTTTTGAATGCCCTGTGCCCGTATCTTAGGTGCTAACGCCATCATTTCAGCAAAATACTGGTCGCGCAGGGCCTCGGTTTTAGCCTGATTAAAG is from bacterium and encodes:
- a CDS encoding TIGR02147 family protein, translated to MGNVQELKPVNIYSYVDYRLYLKAMREHLKSTTAHFSDRYFAALAGLGSSSYFRMVLEGKRNLKSITATKFAQGLKLNKKETRYFELMVLFNQAKTEALRDQYFAEMMALAPKIRAQGIQNDQLEYVKNSLYVIIREMSILPHFKDDPVWIAENLYKNVKSAQVAEALALLERLGLVTRDQDGRLRHTHKALESPPDTTASEYISYHRQALTDAKEAITYAPYMLWDASSKTIVVSKNKIPQVMKRLREFQDELDILLQEDPATCDEVFQINMQLFPVTRTKVKR